gTGACTTTATATGAAatgctatggaaaaaaaagccttcatgAGGTTTTTGAAGTTTCTGTTTTGAGTATTAGAAGCCACAAACTTTAACATGACTCAGTTGTGGATACTGGATTCTTTGTCATTTAaaatttcaaatgcatttgcaaGACTTAATTATCTGCATGAATGCAGTGCAGATTCTCCTGTTAAGTTTCTGAAGGCTTTTATCTGTCTTAGTCACCCATCCATTTTCCTTGCCTGTTTTTGAGAGTGTACAAGAGGACGTCCTGCTTCAGAAACCTTTCCTGTTACCAGAACAGATTTCTTAAGCACAGCTGTTAATCACAGTTTCATACACCGAAGAGTGGCTGATGAAACTGAAAACCGTGGTACCCCTCAGTCAGATCTGGCAACTCATCACAGACCTGACCCTAAGTCCTGGCATCTTTGTGTGGTTCCTTAAGTTGAATATTGACCTCCACCATCTTGTCACTGCAGACTGGAGGTGCCACCTCAGGACTGTGCTGTAAGGGGAATAGCTGAAATCCCTTTGAACAGTGTATGCTCCCATTAGTGTTCCCAGTTTTTTTCCAGCTCCAACCCAAATCCTATGGAGCAGCAGTGTGTTCATGTATAGGTGCTACCAGTTGGCCCATGTGTGTATGTTGGCAGAATGTTGAAGTGCTCAGTAAAGAAACTCTGCATTTATTCCCCCTTTATTTTATTGTACATTGATAGAATGATATTACAGCGGCAAAGTGATTATTCAAATCATTATTTGCATTTAAGCTCTTCAAGACTTTGCAagtttggaagaaagaaaacgtGGGATGTTTTAATGTAAGCTTTTAATGTAATGGAGCTGTGACTTTGGGTTGTAGTAGCAGAAAACCTGAAGTGGGCCTAAAATTTATTAACCACAGTGTGTAAAATAAACGGAGAGTGTATTGCCCAATGTCCAGACATATACTAACTTTAGGTTTCTGTCGGgagaaagcaattttttctgtaacatctgaaatttcatttcagaaaacctATAGTAATGCTTTAGAAAGAGCTCACAGCAGCTTGTGAGGAAAATCACTATCTCAGCCCGTTACTGAGATGCTGAAAGGATGGAGAGATGCAGGGAGCCATTGGGTGGCGATGTTGATCCAGTTCCAGAGCAATCTGAGTCTGACGATGCTGCTACGAAGTTAAAAGAACCCCTTCAGGACTTCCGTTTGTGATCCATTTCGTAAGGGCTCAAATCGCTGCTGATTCAGTTTTAATCTTTCCAGTAACGCAGCTTTTAATAGGTGTATCTGCAAACTGAGTGGTCAGGTTTTGCACTTGTTTTCTAAGGTCAGGGAATAGAAAGACACTTTTGCTTCTAAGTGCTCCCATGTGCTGAGATGTCTGTCATGGAGCAGACTGACCCCAGGAAGGAGATTGGTACAAAATAAGCAGCCACGTGGCCGTTATGCAACTAAAGCAATTTGTTGTCATGCTCTCATTATTGAGTGTCATCTAAATGTAATTGGTATCGATGtaatagcaaaatatttacatggATTTTAGCAACGGACTAAGCACTTTTGAAACTGTTCTGTGTATTGCTCTGAAAAAAGCAATACAATAAGCTTAAAGCAATATTAGACAGGcggtgttatttttttcagtgtaagggtaaaaagaataaaatattactttgtGTATGAGTAGGTCGTGGCAGACTGAAACTTGCCATTTATTCCAAGCTTGTTTTTGAGAGGAAGTGAAACTTGCTTATCTGAGGACCCAGGCTTTGTGTCCTGGGATCTGTTAGTAGCATCTTATTGTTACAGCTGGCATTGTCTGCACATCCATATTTCCTGTGGCCAAATGGTTTGATGGTTCTGTTCAAGTTAGTGAAGAGCTCATTGCAGCTTGTAGCTTTTAGAGATACGTCTCCGCAACAGTGAACGCCTGGAAGCGTATTGACTTAGTTTTATTTGGCACACCAGCTTTTTTGAGGATTTCAGAGCCCATCCTAGTAAAATAAGTGTAAAGATTGCTGCACCAATTAAAACGAGGTCTCTCCAAAAGAACTGAAGGCTTCTGATTGGGAGAAGCCTCTTGCAGATCCCCAGCTCATTCCCTGTCAGCTGCTTCAAGGGCTTCATCCTCACAGGGGCAGGGGTTGCACATCTGATGTTTGCAAGAGAGGATTCGGAGAAATCTTCCATCCAgagttttaaatacagaatatgaCGGTCACAGTTCCACGGGTTGTCAGatacttttatttcctccaggcTGAGAACGCTGTCAAAGGCACCAGGAGAAACTGTGGTCAGGCTGTTATTCTGCAGATAAAGCCTCTTGGTGTTAATGGGTAAGGCAGGCACTTCCTTCAGCTTCCTTGAACTGCAGTCTATCTGCAAGCCCTTCATTTCCTCCAGGGGCTTACAGTTGCAGGGAGGAGGACAGACTTCAGTTTGGATCACGTGGAACAGCAATGATAAGGCAAATCCTGCAGCAGTGATGAATTCTGCCTTGTTCATGCTTTAGCTACCCAGAGAGCAATAACAATACTGGCAATAagtattattaattaattagctATGTCTAATTGCAGAACTAGAACACAGTTGTTTCTTTCTCAGGATTACTCGTGAGCTGTAGGTTTTTGGAGGAtagttttcatttcctatgaGCCATTCTTTATCACACTAAGTATCTCAGAATTGTAGAAAAGCcggagttggaaaggatctacaagGACtattgagtccaactcctcaGTACAGTTAATACAACTGACGTCTGAACCTACATCCTTATCCAATATTCTTCAAGATTCTATtagagctgttttctttaatacttAAATATAACTGAAAAGTAATATcttaaaagtaataaaagtaaaaatctcTTCAGATTTAATATGTAAGAATGAGATACTTTACATCAGATAAAATTAATaactggcaaaaatgcagaaaagaaaaaagaaagagctgatGAGAAGGCGGATGCTAATTcttacctttatttttcccctcttgcttcctttcctctgcttgGCTAAGAGCTGGAGTGAATATAGCAACCAGAACTGGCTTTTTAAAGAGTCAGTAAGGAAATGGGATAAAGTTGATGAGCTTTTTTCTACGCACAAATAGGAAACCATTCTCAATGGAGATTGTCCTGTCAAATGGTTGACATCTGTCATGGCAGACGGGAGGAAATactttgcagttatttttattgctatttttttttccccagtaaacctgaacattttaatttcataacaATTTAAAATCACTCATCTGATAAATTTCCTAATTTCCTTGAAAATTCCTACATTTTCTaaaattccttttattatttttatttttatttttatttttatttttatttttatttttatttttatttttatttttatttttatttttatttttatttttatttttttttctgacttgtCAAGTATCACCATCAAAACCCAATGCTTGGAAATACttgttcaagaagcatcttgTTTTGGCTGTGATTAATGgtggaaataaaagaacataCAGAGCAGTGAGCAGTTTTACTTGGGGCAAAGTTCTTAGTGGACGTAAATTGAACAtctgagaaaagaagcagaggaacTAATTCTCAATTCAGCAAAGACTGAGATTTTCTCAGCCTGCAGGACATTGGATACAACTAATACACAGTGCAGATGGCACCTTATTTTTAGGCTTCTATTATTTGCAGAGAAGTCTGTAAACTGAAATTCAATACCTGTCTTTTTTGCTCCGAGCCAGCACGTAAACGAATGTCTTGAAGAGGGTGAAAATACTTGTGACTCTGAACAAATGTTCTTGATATTCATCTCTGAGAGGTTTCAAAGGTGATGGCGTGAAGGGAATTTTCATGAGTCCAGAGTTGCTAACAGCATTTTTCGTTTATACGTGGAAAAGCCCCATGGGCTGAATGCTTAAAATACAATGAATGGTCTGGGTGCTACCTGATACAgtacaaaaataacagcaatatcATTGTACAGCCGCTGCGGAGAAACAGATGAGTGTATAAATCTGCTTGTGCAATCTGACCATGAGAAAGGCTTTTGTGATCATCTTTGCAGTGTGAAAAAGAGGACCCACAAGTGAACAGCTGTTGCTACATTCTTCACAAGGCAGCCTTGCAGGTGCATCATGGTGTTCAGCACATGCCAATAGCCAAGGAATCACTCAAACTCAATTTAAAGTCTTAAGATTATAGTGATAGTAGGGATATATCTTTCCTCTTTAGAGAACCAGAGTAGATGCATCATGTAGGTCTCATTTGCTCATCAGCCTCTTCAGAAACAGGTACTCATGATAAATTCATGATGgtcactgctgcagaaactgTCAGTTTCCTTTACTTTAATCCAAAAACATTTgtcaaaactgaagaagaaaatggcatCTTATTCCAAAACAATATCCACACACAGTAATAGTTACAACTTACAAATCAGcacaacttatttttaattaataggTGGTAAACTTGCTTTGGATGTGTAACATAAAGAATTGTTCTTCATTTCaacaaactttttctttttttttaggctATGGGCTGCATCATTTCACTCCAACCATCTCCAAACAGCGTTCTTAAAACTCCAagatatttaaagcaaaaaaagactGATCTGATGACAGatttctgcagattttataTGTAAGTAACGGTGTCATCATTTTACCAAGGGAAGACAGGTATGTGCTTGCTGTCTTTCTCTGGCTGTTACACTTACAGTTTCTGCTCATGGtatgaagagaaatattttcttattcttgcATATccaatatttatttcattcagaGAAATATGTGAA
The DNA window shown above is from Coturnix japonica isolate 7356 chromosome 12, Coturnix japonica 2.1, whole genome shotgun sequence and carries:
- the GP9 gene encoding platelet glycoprotein IX — protein: MNKAEFITAAGFALSLLFHVIQTEVCPPPCNCKPLEEMKGLQIDCSSRKLKEVPALPINTKRLYLQNNSLTTVSPGAFDSVLSLEEIKVSDNPWNCDRHILYLKLWMEDFSESSLANIRCATPAPVRMKPLKQLTGNELGICKRLLPIRSLQFFWRDLVLIGAAIFTLILLGWALKSSKKLVCQIKLSQYASRRSLLRRRISKSYKLQ